GGACAAGGAATCGACGCAGGCATCCTCCCGATGCACGTAGTCCAGGGCGATCTGTTGTGCCAGGCCGGAATCCACGTAACAGTCGCCCGCGTAGACCGCTCGAATGGTCCGCACGAGCTCATGAACAACGGCCTGCTTGGTCAGAAACCCTTTCGCACCCGCCGCCACGGCGCGTACGGCGAAGCCGCGTTCTACCAGTCCGGTGAGGACGATGATCCGTATCTCCGGGAGCTGGCGCGACAGGCGGCGCGTGACCTCGAGACCCGAAATGCCGGGCAGCTTGATATCGACCAATGCGATGTCCGGCTTCATCGCATGCGCCATCTTGATGGCCTCCTCCCCCGACTTGGCCGCACCGACGACCGTCATGTCCTCGGCGTTATTGCACACCCCGCTGAGCAGGGTGCGCATCATCCCCTGGTCGTCTGCC
The Gammaproteobacteria bacterium DNA segment above includes these coding regions:
- a CDS encoding response regulator transcription factor, coding for MIEILVADDQGMMRTLLSGVCNNAEDMTVVGAAKSGEEAIKMAHAMKPDIALVDIKLPGISGLEVTRRLSRQLPEIRIIVLTGLVERGFAVRAVAAGAKGFLTKQAVVHELVRTIRAVYAGDCYVDSGLAQQIALDYVHREDACVDSLSDREMDVLLLMLRGQTAAEISDRLALAAKTVEHHRRSIRRKLNVATDAQLGIVAARYGLDPMVEGGGGSMGLNGVLP